In Streptomyces hawaiiensis, one genomic interval encodes:
- the pgi gene encoding glucose-6-phosphate isomerase — protein sequence MNADGRTRLNQRPEWTALAKHREELGEVRLRELFAADSGRGTAYTLRVGDLYVDYSKHLVTDDTLRLLRELAAATDVFGLRDAMFRGEKINTTENRAVLHSALRASRDAVIEVDGENVVPDVHAVLDRMADFADRVRSGAWAGHTGKRIRNIVNVGIGGSDLGPAMAYEVLRAFTDRSLTVRFVSNVDGADLHEAIRDLDPAETLFVIASKTFTTIETVTNATSARSWLLAALGDESAVAKHFVALSTNAEKVAAFGIDTANMFEFWDWVGGRYSYDSAIGLALMIAIGPDRFREMLDGFRIVDDHFRTAPAESNVPLLMGLLGIWYGNFHDAQSHAVLPYSHYLSKFTAYLQQLDMESNGKSVDRDGHGVEWQTGPVVWGTPGTNGQHAYYQLIHQGTKLIPADFIGFARPVGELSEQLKAQHDLLMANFFAQTQALAFGKTPEEVRAEGVPEELVPHKTFQGDHPTTTILAPELTPSVLGQLVALYEHKVFVQGAVWNIDSFDQWGVELGKVLAKRVEPALTEGAEVEGLDASTKALVATYRELRGRQ from the coding sequence ATGAACGCAGACGGCCGTACCAGGCTCAACCAGAGGCCCGAGTGGACGGCACTGGCCAAGCACCGCGAGGAGCTGGGCGAAGTCCGGCTGCGCGAGCTGTTCGCCGCCGACTCCGGCCGCGGCACCGCGTACACCCTCCGGGTCGGCGATCTGTACGTCGACTACTCCAAGCACCTCGTCACCGACGACACCCTGCGGCTGCTGCGCGAACTGGCCGCCGCCACCGACGTCTTCGGGCTCCGGGACGCCATGTTCCGCGGCGAGAAGATCAACACCACCGAGAACCGGGCCGTGCTGCACAGCGCGCTGCGCGCCTCGCGGGACGCGGTGATCGAGGTCGACGGCGAGAACGTGGTGCCGGACGTGCACGCCGTGCTCGACAGGATGGCGGACTTCGCGGACCGTGTGCGTTCGGGCGCGTGGGCGGGCCACACCGGCAAGCGGATCCGGAACATCGTCAACGTCGGCATCGGCGGCTCCGACCTCGGCCCCGCGATGGCGTACGAGGTGCTGCGCGCCTTCACCGACCGCTCGCTGACGGTGCGTTTCGTGTCGAACGTGGACGGCGCCGACCTGCACGAGGCGATCCGGGACCTGGACCCGGCGGAGACGCTGTTCGTCATCGCCTCCAAGACCTTCACCACCATCGAGACGGTCACCAACGCCACGTCCGCGCGCTCCTGGCTGCTGGCCGCGCTCGGTGACGAGTCCGCCGTCGCCAAGCACTTCGTCGCGCTCTCGACCAACGCCGAGAAGGTCGCCGCGTTCGGCATCGACACGGCCAACATGTTCGAGTTCTGGGACTGGGTCGGCGGCCGCTACTCCTACGACTCCGCGATCGGCCTGGCCCTGATGATCGCCATCGGCCCGGACCGCTTCCGCGAGATGCTCGACGGGTTCCGCATCGTCGACGATCACTTCCGGACCGCGCCGGCCGAGTCCAACGTGCCGCTGCTCATGGGCCTGCTGGGCATCTGGTACGGCAACTTCCACGACGCCCAGTCGCACGCGGTGCTGCCCTACAGCCACTACCTGTCGAAGTTCACCGCCTACCTCCAGCAGCTCGACATGGAGTCCAACGGCAAGTCGGTGGACCGTGACGGGCACGGCGTGGAGTGGCAGACCGGGCCCGTCGTGTGGGGCACGCCGGGCACCAACGGGCAGCACGCCTACTACCAGCTCATCCACCAGGGCACGAAGCTCATCCCGGCGGACTTCATCGGCTTCGCGAGGCCGGTCGGCGAGCTGAGCGAGCAGCTGAAGGCGCAGCACGACCTGTTGATGGCCAACTTCTTCGCCCAGACGCAGGCGCTCGCCTTCGGCAAGACACCCGAGGAGGTGCGGGCCGAGGGCGTTCCGGAGGAACTGGTGCCGCACAAGACGTTCCAGGGCGACCACCCGACGACCACGATCCTCGCGCCCGAGCTGACACCGTCCGTCCTCGGTCAGCTGGTCGCCCTCTACGAGCACAAGGTGTTCGTGCAGGGTGCGGTGTGGAACATCGACTCCTTCGACCAGTGGGGCGTCGAACTCGGCAAGGTCCTCGCCAAGCGCGTCGAGCCCGCGCTGACCGAGGGCGCCGAGGTCGAGGGCCTGGACGCCTCCACCAAGGCGCTGGTCGCCACGTACCGGGAGCTGCGCGGCCGGCAGTGA
- the whiA gene encoding DNA-binding protein WhiA produces MAMTAAVKDEISRLPVTRTCCRKAEVSAILRFAGGLHLVSGRIVIEAELDTAMAARRLKRDILEIFGHSSELIVMAPGGLRRGSRYVVRVVAGGDQLARQTGLVDGRGRPIRGLPPQVVSGATCDAEAAWRGAFLAHGSLTEPGRSCSLEVTCPGPEAALALVGAARRLSIPAKAREVRGVDRVVVRDGDAIGALLTRLGAHESVLAWEERRMRREVRATANRLANFDDANLRRSARAAVAAGARVQRALEILADDVPEHLAAAGRLRMEHKQASLEELGALADPPLTKDAVAGRIRRLLAMADKRASDLGIPGTEANLSEELADNLVG; encoded by the coding sequence ATGGCGATGACGGCAGCGGTGAAGGACGAGATCTCCCGGCTCCCCGTCACCCGGACCTGCTGCAGAAAGGCGGAGGTCTCCGCCATTCTGCGGTTCGCCGGCGGCCTTCACCTGGTGAGCGGTCGGATCGTGATCGAGGCAGAGCTGGACACGGCGATGGCGGCCCGCCGTCTCAAGCGGGACATTCTGGAGATCTTCGGCCACAGCTCCGAACTGATCGTGATGGCTCCGGGCGGGCTGCGCCGCGGCTCGCGCTACGTGGTGCGGGTGGTGGCGGGCGGTGACCAGCTCGCACGCCAGACCGGCCTGGTCGACGGGCGGGGCCGCCCGATCCGCGGCCTGCCCCCGCAGGTGGTCTCGGGGGCCACCTGCGACGCCGAGGCCGCCTGGCGTGGCGCCTTCCTGGCGCACGGCTCGCTCACCGAGCCCGGCCGCTCCTGCTCCCTGGAGGTGACCTGCCCGGGCCCCGAGGCGGCGCTCGCCCTGGTCGGCGCCGCCCGCCGGCTGTCGATCCCGGCGAAGGCCCGCGAGGTGCGCGGCGTGGACCGGGTCGTCGTCCGGGACGGTGACGCGATCGGCGCCCTGTTGACCCGCCTCGGCGCGCACGAGTCGGTGCTGGCCTGGGAGGAGCGCCGGATGCGCCGGGAGGTGCGCGCCACGGCGAACCGGCTGGCCAACTTCGACGACGCCAATCTGCGCCGCTCGGCCCGCGCGGCCGTCGCCGCCGGGGCCCGGGTGCAGCGCGCCCTGGAGATCCTCGCCGACGATGTGCCCGAGCACCTCGCCGCCGCCGGCCGGCTGCGCATGGAGCACAAGCAGGCCTCCCTGGAGGAGCTGGGCGCGCTCGCCGACCCGCCGCTGACCAAGGACGCGGTCGCCGGCCGGATCCGCCGCCTGCTGGCCATGGCCGACAAGCGCGCCTCCGACCTCGGCATCCCGGGCACGGAGGCCAACCTCAGCGAGGAGCTGGCCGACAACCTGGTGGGCTGA
- a CDS encoding RNA polymerase-binding protein RbpA translates to MASGNAIRGSRVGAGPMGEAERGESAPRLRISFWCSNGHETQPSFASDAQVPDTWDCPRCGFPAGQDRDNPPDPPRTEPYKTHLAYVRERRSDADGEAILAEALAKLRGEI, encoded by the coding sequence GTGGCAAGTGGCAACGCGATCCGGGGAAGCCGGGTCGGGGCGGGGCCGATGGGCGAGGCCGAGCGCGGCGAGTCCGCGCCGCGGCTGCGCATCTCCTTCTGGTGCTCCAACGGACACGAGACCCAGCCGAGCTTCGCCAGCGACGCGCAGGTGCCCGATACCTGGGACTGTCCCCGCTGCGGATTCCCGGCCGGCCAGGACCGGGACAACCCCCCGGACCCGCCGCGCACCGAGCCCTACAAGACGCACCTGGCGTATGTACGGGAGCGGCGCAGCGACGCGGACGGCGAGGCGATCCTCGCCGAGGCGCTCGCCAAACTGCGGGGCGAGATCTAG
- a CDS encoding phosphoglycerate kinase, with amino-acid sequence MKTIDELLTEGVAGKRVFVRADLNVPLDGTRITDDGRIRAVLPTVKALADAGARVVVASHLGRPKGAPDPNFSLAPAAARLGELLGSDVAFATDTVDESARATVSGLADGQVAVVENLRFNAGETSKDDAERGAFADRLAALADVYVGDGFGAVHRKHASVYDLPARLPHYAGHLIATEVGVLRKLTDDVKRPYAVVLGGAKVSDKLAVIDQLLAKADRLLIGGGMVFTFLKAKGHEIGTSLVQEDQLPVVREYIERAEKNGVELVLPVDVVVAPEFPDLKTKSPARPTTVAADAMPAGQMGLDIGPESRKLYASKIVDAATVFWNGPMGVFEHPDFAEGTKAVAQSLLDSQAFTVVGGGDSAAAVRILGFDENAFGHISTGGGASLEYLEGKTLPGLAALED; translated from the coding sequence ATGAAGACGATCGACGAACTCCTCACCGAAGGGGTCGCGGGCAAGCGGGTCTTCGTCCGCGCCGACCTGAACGTGCCGCTGGACGGCACGCGCATCACCGACGACGGCCGCATCCGCGCGGTGCTGCCCACGGTCAAGGCCCTCGCCGACGCGGGCGCCCGGGTCGTCGTCGCCTCCCACCTCGGCCGCCCCAAGGGCGCCCCGGACCCGAATTTCTCCCTCGCCCCTGCCGCCGCGCGCCTCGGTGAACTCCTCGGCTCGGACGTGGCCTTCGCGACCGACACGGTCGACGAGTCCGCCCGCGCCACCGTCTCCGGCCTCGCCGACGGCCAGGTCGCGGTCGTCGAGAACCTGCGCTTCAACGCCGGTGAGACGAGCAAGGACGACGCCGAGCGCGGCGCCTTCGCCGACCGGCTCGCCGCCCTCGCGGACGTCTACGTCGGCGACGGTTTCGGCGCGGTGCACCGCAAGCACGCGTCCGTCTACGACCTCCCGGCCCGGCTGCCGCACTACGCCGGCCACCTCATCGCCACCGAGGTCGGCGTCCTGCGGAAGCTCACCGACGACGTCAAGCGGCCCTACGCCGTCGTCCTGGGCGGCGCCAAGGTGTCCGACAAGCTCGCCGTCATCGACCAGCTGCTCGCCAAGGCCGACCGTCTGCTCATCGGCGGCGGCATGGTCTTCACCTTCCTCAAGGCCAAGGGCCACGAGATCGGCACGTCCCTGGTCCAGGAAGACCAGCTCCCGGTCGTCCGGGAGTACATCGAGCGCGCCGAGAAGAACGGCGTCGAACTGGTCCTGCCCGTGGACGTCGTGGTCGCGCCGGAGTTCCCGGACCTCAAGACCAAGTCTCCGGCCCGGCCCACCACCGTCGCCGCGGACGCCATGCCGGCCGGCCAGATGGGGCTGGACATCGGCCCCGAATCCCGCAAGCTGTACGCCTCGAAGATCGTCGACGCCGCCACCGTCTTCTGGAACGGCCCCATGGGCGTCTTCGAGCACCCCGATTTCGCCGAGGGCACCAAGGCGGTCGCCCAGTCTCTCCTCGACTCCCAGGCCTTCACGGTGGTCGGCGGTGGCGACTCCGCCGCGGCCGTCCGCATCCTGGGCTTCGACGAGAACGCATTCGGCCACATCTCGACCGGTGGCGGCGCCTCCCTCGAATACCTCGAGGGCAAGACGCTCCCCGGCCTCGCCGCACTGGAGGACTGA
- a CDS encoding MFS transporter — protein sequence MATVEALSMRAPSWRGGFGRLWSAAVLSSFGDALRTAALPLLAVTLTDDPLLIASVTACGYLPWIVFGLLGGAVADRVDQRRAMWMVDVSRALLVAAFAVAVALGHASIGLLIVLAVALTTLQTLFDNAATALLPALVERDALGSANARLMTGQRIAGGLLGGPVVPLLLATGTAVPFAADAVTFLVAAVLIASLPAAGPDRKPRPAGSTLRREIAEGLRTLWRDRALRALCAATALCNIGMGTQLAMLVVLVTDWLGAGPAGYAAAGTAFTLGSLAGGVVNGRLVARLGRLRSVLLAGSVQTALLVVMGTVRSLAVLVGALAVFGLMGMVWNVNTTTLMQERSPAGLLGRVSSAFRTLAFAGVPLGALLGGAVAAAWGPNTPPLLTAAFFVLAVIALIPVLTVNVSVVGPQDGATTADVPR from the coding sequence GTGGCGACGGTCGAGGCGCTGAGCATGCGCGCGCCCTCGTGGCGCGGGGGCTTCGGGCGGCTGTGGAGCGCCGCCGTGCTGTCCAGCTTCGGCGACGCACTGCGGACTGCCGCGCTTCCCCTGCTGGCCGTCACCCTGACCGACGATCCGCTGCTCATCGCCTCCGTCACCGCCTGCGGCTATCTGCCCTGGATCGTCTTCGGCCTGCTCGGCGGGGCCGTCGCCGACCGCGTGGACCAGCGGCGGGCCATGTGGATGGTGGACGTATCACGTGCGCTGCTGGTCGCCGCCTTCGCGGTGGCCGTCGCGCTCGGACACGCCTCGATCGGCCTGCTCATCGTGCTCGCCGTCGCCCTCACCACCCTCCAGACCCTCTTCGACAACGCTGCCACGGCACTGCTGCCCGCCCTCGTCGAGCGGGACGCGCTCGGCAGCGCCAACGCCCGGCTGATGACCGGCCAGCGCATCGCCGGCGGCCTGCTCGGCGGCCCCGTTGTGCCGCTGCTGCTGGCAACCGGGACGGCCGTGCCGTTCGCGGCCGACGCCGTGACCTTCCTCGTGGCCGCCGTACTGATCGCCTCCCTGCCGGCCGCCGGGCCCGACCGGAAGCCGAGACCGGCGGGCAGCACATTGCGCCGGGAGATCGCGGAGGGACTGCGCACCCTGTGGCGCGACCGCGCCCTGCGCGCCCTGTGTGCCGCCACGGCCCTGTGCAACATCGGCATGGGCACCCAGCTCGCCATGCTGGTCGTCCTCGTCACCGACTGGCTCGGTGCGGGCCCCGCGGGATACGCGGCGGCGGGCACCGCCTTCACCCTGGGCAGCCTGGCCGGGGGAGTGGTGAACGGCCGGCTGGTGGCACGCCTCGGCCGGCTCCGGTCGGTGCTGCTCGCCGGTTCGGTGCAGACCGCGCTCCTGGTCGTCATGGGCACCGTACGCAGCCTGGCCGTGCTGGTGGGCGCGCTGGCCGTCTTCGGACTCATGGGCATGGTGTGGAACGTCAACACCACGACCCTCATGCAGGAGCGCAGCCCCGCCGGACTCCTGGGCCGGGTCAGTTCGGCCTTCCGGACCCTGGCCTTCGCCGGAGTGCCCCTCGGCGCCCTGCTGGGCGGCGCCGTCGCCGCCGCCTGGGGGCCGAACACCCCACCCCTGCTCACGGCCGCCTTCTTCGTCCTCGCCGTCATCGCGCTGATACCCGTGCTCACGGTGAACGTATCTGTGGTCGGGCCGCAGGACGGCGCCACGACAGCCGACGTCCCGCGCTGA
- a CDS encoding M14 family metallopeptidase: MRRRARSILAVGALLIGGASFAPIAQAQPGRSTASDPDEVKVFRAEVTQQQVPLLLAAGQDGHELSERVPEKGTATVEVYLTDQQAKKLEKQGVRLTEHELSSRAEARAKAAAQGVFRPYSGKGGLREELLRTARENPDLTKVVSIGKTIEGQDILALKLTKGAKKTKDGSKPSVLYMSNQHAREWITPEMTRRLMHHYLDGYKKDRRVKKIVDSTELWFLLSANPDGYDFTFADPDNRQWRKNLRDVNGDGTITTGDGVDLNRNFAYKWGYDDEGSSPNPTSQTYRGAGPNSEPETQALDAFQKRIGFTYGINYHSAAELLLYGVGWQVATHTPDDVLYEALAGTPENSAVPGYHPQLSSELYTTNGEADGHAANVNGLAMFTPEMSTCQSASDLDPNDEWKASDCQSVFTFPDDEKLIQQEFTKNVPFALSVAESAAHPDRPSSSVGLKAADFTPAAFGTSYSRGADQEVSVVVRKAVRDKELKYRVNGGRTLDMALKPWKGGETYGGEDNLYFDEYRAKVKDGEPGDKVEVWFTGETKNGKKVSSERFTYTVAERPRANTLVVAEEGAAATHAQTYVDALKASGRKAVVWDVAKQGAPDALGVLSHFDTVVHHTGASIPGVATQLQLRAFLNEGGRLIEAGEQAGGNVDLGGGALSNDFSQYYLGAYTRTATPGATGFTGSGELGGVTSPLSAAPGNPLDRAGTYSVTSDELPADRFPQFAGKGAGQFAGTVNPYGPYAGSSMAAAVHTDDAYKRLTRTVDLTGTAAADQPTLRTQLLWDTESGYDHAIVEAHTTGADDWTTLPEAGGATRNAVPTECQGGFYVNGHPWLKHYLTVADDGCTATGTTGTWNSLTGASNGWQQMNFDLSAYAGKTVEVSISYVTDPGSGGHGVLADDASLVVGGTAKETEGFETSLGAWKVAGPPGGSPAVLKDWARTGALFQTYGAVTTDDTVLLGFGLEHVTAAADRAALMRKALASLDG, translated from the coding sequence ATGAGACGAAGAGCGAGATCGATCCTCGCCGTCGGCGCGCTCCTGATCGGCGGAGCGAGCTTCGCACCCATCGCCCAGGCACAACCGGGGCGTTCGACCGCGTCCGACCCGGACGAGGTCAAGGTCTTCCGCGCCGAGGTCACCCAGCAGCAGGTACCCCTGCTGCTGGCGGCCGGCCAGGACGGCCACGAACTGAGTGAGCGGGTGCCCGAGAAGGGCACCGCGACCGTCGAGGTCTATCTGACGGACCAGCAGGCGAAGAAGCTGGAGAAGCAGGGCGTCCGCCTCACCGAGCACGAGCTCTCCAGTCGGGCCGAGGCCCGGGCGAAGGCCGCCGCCCAGGGCGTGTTCCGCCCGTACAGCGGCAAGGGGGGCCTGCGGGAGGAGCTTCTGCGGACCGCGCGGGAGAACCCGGACCTCACCAAGGTCGTCTCCATCGGCAAGACCATCGAGGGCCAGGACATCCTCGCGCTGAAGCTCACCAAGGGCGCGAAGAAGACGAAGGACGGCTCCAAGCCCTCCGTTCTCTACATGTCCAACCAGCACGCGCGCGAGTGGATCACGCCGGAGATGACCCGGCGCCTGATGCACCACTACCTGGACGGCTACAAGAAGGACCGGCGCGTCAAGAAGATCGTCGACTCCACCGAACTGTGGTTCCTGCTGTCGGCCAACCCCGACGGCTACGACTTCACCTTCGCCGACCCCGACAACCGCCAGTGGCGCAAGAACCTGCGGGACGTCAACGGCGACGGCACCATCACCACCGGCGACGGCGTCGACCTCAACCGCAACTTCGCCTACAAGTGGGGCTACGACGACGAGGGCTCGTCCCCCAACCCCACCAGCCAGACCTACCGCGGCGCGGGCCCCAACTCCGAGCCCGAGACCCAGGCTCTGGACGCCTTCCAGAAGCGGATCGGTTTCACGTACGGCATCAACTACCACTCGGCCGCCGAGCTCCTCCTCTACGGAGTCGGCTGGCAGGTGGCCACACACACCCCGGACGACGTCCTGTACGAGGCGCTCGCCGGTACGCCCGAGAACTCCGCGGTCCCCGGCTACCACCCGCAGCTCTCCTCCGAGCTGTACACCACCAACGGTGAGGCGGACGGCCACGCGGCGAACGTCAACGGCCTGGCGATGTTCACCCCCGAGATGTCGACCTGCCAGAGCGCCTCGGACCTCGACCCGAACGACGAGTGGAAGGCGTCCGACTGCCAGTCGGTCTTCACCTTCCCGGACGACGAGAAGCTGATCCAGCAGGAGTTCACGAAGAACGTCCCGTTCGCGCTCTCCGTCGCCGAGTCCGCCGCCCACCCCGACCGGCCTTCCTCGTCGGTCGGCCTGAAGGCCGCGGACTTCACCCCGGCCGCGTTCGGCACGTCGTACTCCCGCGGCGCCGACCAGGAGGTCTCCGTCGTCGTACGGAAGGCGGTGCGCGACAAGGAACTCAAGTACCGCGTCAACGGCGGCCGCACCCTGGACATGGCGCTCAAGCCCTGGAAGGGCGGCGAGACCTACGGCGGTGAGGACAACCTCTACTTCGACGAGTACCGGGCCAAGGTCAAGGACGGCGAGCCGGGCGACAAGGTCGAGGTGTGGTTCACCGGCGAGACGAAGAACGGCAAGAAGGTCTCCAGCGAGCGCTTCACCTACACCGTCGCCGAGCGGCCCCGGGCGAACACCCTCGTGGTGGCCGAGGAGGGCGCTGCCGCCACACACGCGCAGACGTACGTCGACGCGCTCAAGGCGAGCGGCCGCAAGGCGGTCGTCTGGGACGTCGCCAAGCAGGGCGCGCCGGACGCGCTGGGCGTGCTGAGCCACTTCGACACCGTCGTCCACCACACGGGCGCGAGCATCCCGGGCGTGGCCACCCAGCTCCAGCTGCGGGCCTTCCTCAACGAGGGCGGCCGGCTCATCGAGGCCGGTGAGCAGGCCGGCGGCAACGTCGACCTCGGCGGCGGCGCGCTGTCGAACGACTTCAGCCAGTACTACCTGGGCGCCTACACCCGCACCGCCACCCCCGGGGCCACCGGCTTCACCGGCTCCGGCGAGCTGGGCGGCGTCACCAGCCCGCTGAGCGCGGCGCCCGGCAACCCGCTCGACAGGGCGGGCACCTACAGCGTCACCTCCGACGAACTGCCCGCCGACCGGTTCCCGCAGTTCGCCGGCAAGGGCGCCGGGCAGTTCGCCGGCACGGTCAACCCGTACGGCCCGTACGCGGGCTCCTCGATGGCCGCCGCCGTCCACACCGACGACGCCTACAAGCGCCTCACCCGCACCGTGGACCTCACCGGTACCGCGGCGGCCGACCAGCCCACCCTGCGCACCCAGCTGCTGTGGGACACGGAGTCCGGTTACGACCACGCCATCGTCGAGGCCCACACCACGGGCGCCGACGACTGGACGACCCTTCCCGAGGCGGGCGGCGCCACCAGGAACGCCGTGCCGACGGAGTGCCAGGGCGGGTTCTACGTCAACGGGCACCCCTGGCTGAAGCACTACCTGACCGTGGCGGACGACGGCTGCACCGCGACCGGCACCACCGGCACGTGGAACAGCCTCACCGGCGCATCCAACGGCTGGCAGCAGATGAACTTCGACCTGAGCGCCTACGCCGGCAAGACGGTCGAGGTCTCGATCAGCTACGTCACCGACCCGGGCAGCGGCGGGCACGGCGTCCTCGCCGACGACGCCTCGCTCGTCGTCGGCGGCACGGCGAAGGAGACCGAGGGCTTCGAGACCTCACTCGGCGCCTGGAAGGTCGCCGGACCACCCGGGGGCAGCCCGGCCGTCCTCAAGGACTGGGCACGCACCGGCGCCCTGTTCCAGACGTACGGCGCGGTCACCACGGACGACACCGTGCTGCTGGGCTTCGGTCTGGAGCACGTCACCGCGGCGGCCGACCGGGCCGCACTGATGAGGAAGGCACTCGCTTCCCTGGACGGGTGA
- the secG gene encoding preprotein translocase subunit SecG, translating to MVLGFSIALIVFSLLLMLLVLMHKGKGGGLSDMFGGGMQSSVGGSSVAERNLDRITVVIGLGWFACIIVLGILMKVNN from the coding sequence GTGGTTCTGGGGTTCTCCATCGCCCTGATCGTCTTCAGCCTGCTGCTGATGCTGCTGGTGCTGATGCACAAGGGGAAGGGCGGCGGTCTCTCCGACATGTTCGGTGGCGGCATGCAGTCCTCCGTCGGCGGCTCCTCGGTCGCCGAGCGCAACCTCGACCGGATCACCGTCGTGATCGGTCTGGGATGGTTCGCGTGCATCATCGTGCTCGGCATCCTGATGAAGGTGAACAACTGA
- the gap gene encoding type I glyceraldehyde-3-phosphate dehydrogenase, translating to MTIRVGINGFGRIGRNYFRALLEQGADIEIVAVNDLGDTATTAHLLKYDTILGRLKQEVTHTADTITVDGKTIKVLAERNPADIPWGELGVDIVIESTGIFTKKADAEKHIAGGAKKVLISAPAKDEDVTIVMGVNQDTYDPASHHVISNASCTTNCVAPMAKVLDENFGIVKGLMTTVHAYTNDQRILDFPHKDLRRARAAAENIIPTTTGAAKATALVLPQLKGKLDGMAMRVPVPTGSVTDLVIELSREVTKEEVNAAFQKAAEGELKGILEYTEDPIVSSDIVNAPASCTFDSSLTMVQEGKSVKVIGWYDNEWGYSNRLVDLTVFVGNQL from the coding sequence GTGACGATCCGCGTAGGCATCAACGGCTTCGGTCGTATCGGTCGCAACTACTTCCGCGCGCTGCTGGAGCAGGGTGCAGACATCGAGATCGTGGCTGTCAACGACCTGGGTGACACCGCGACCACCGCCCACCTGCTGAAGTACGACACCATTCTGGGCCGCCTCAAGCAGGAGGTCACGCACACCGCCGACACGATCACGGTCGACGGCAAGACCATCAAGGTGCTCGCCGAGCGCAACCCCGCCGACATCCCGTGGGGCGAGCTGGGCGTCGACATCGTCATCGAGTCGACCGGCATCTTCACCAAGAAGGCCGACGCCGAGAAGCACATCGCCGGTGGCGCGAAGAAGGTCCTCATCTCGGCTCCGGCCAAGGACGAGGACGTCACCATCGTGATGGGCGTCAACCAGGACACGTACGACCCGGCGAGCCACCACGTCATCTCCAACGCCTCCTGCACCACCAACTGTGTGGCGCCGATGGCGAAGGTGCTCGACGAGAACTTCGGCATCGTCAAGGGCCTGATGACGACGGTCCACGCGTACACCAACGACCAGCGGATCCTGGACTTCCCGCACAAGGACCTGCGTCGCGCGCGTGCCGCCGCCGAGAACATCATTCCGACCACCACGGGCGCCGCCAAGGCCACCGCGCTGGTCCTGCCGCAGCTCAAGGGCAAGCTGGACGGCATGGCCATGCGCGTCCCGGTCCCGACCGGCTCCGTCACCGACCTGGTGATCGAGCTCTCCCGCGAGGTCACGAAGGAAGAGGTCAACGCCGCCTTCCAGAAGGCCGCCGAGGGCGAGCTCAAGGGCATCCTCGAGTACACCGAGGACCCGATCGTCTCCTCCGACATCGTGAACGCGCCGGCGTCCTGCACCTTCGACTCCTCCCTGACCATGGTCCAGGAGGGCAAGAGCGTGAAGGTCATCGGCTGGTACGACAACGAGTGGGGCTACTCCAACCGCCTCGTGGACCTTACGGTCTTCGTCGGCAACCAGCTCTGA
- the tpiA gene encoding triose-phosphate isomerase — MAPSNLSGRTPLMAGNWKMNLNHLEAIAHVQKLAFALADKDYEAVEVAVLPPFTDLRSVQTLVDGDKLKIKYGAQDISAHDSGAFTGEISGPMLAKLKCTYVAIGHSERRQYHAETDELVNAKVKAAYKHGLTPILCVGEELEVREAGNHVSHTLAQVEGGLKDLPAEQAETVVIAYEPVWAIGTGKVCGAEDAQEVCAAIRGKIAELYSQDLADKIRIQYGGSVKAGNVAEIMSQADIDGALVGGASLDADEFVKIVRFRDQ; from the coding sequence ATGGCTCCATCCAATCTTTCCGGGCGCACGCCGCTGATGGCGGGCAACTGGAAGATGAACCTCAACCACCTCGAGGCCATCGCCCACGTGCAGAAGCTCGCCTTCGCCCTGGCCGACAAGGACTACGAGGCCGTCGAGGTCGCCGTCCTGCCGCCCTTTACCGACCTGCGCTCCGTGCAGACCCTGGTCGACGGCGACAAGCTCAAGATCAAGTACGGCGCCCAGGACATCTCCGCGCACGACAGCGGTGCCTTCACGGGCGAGATCTCCGGCCCCATGCTGGCCAAGCTGAAGTGCACGTACGTCGCCATCGGCCACAGCGAGCGCCGCCAGTACCACGCCGAGACCGACGAGCTGGTGAACGCGAAGGTCAAGGCCGCCTACAAGCACGGCCTGACCCCGATCCTGTGCGTCGGCGAGGAGCTGGAGGTCCGCGAGGCGGGCAACCACGTCTCCCACACCCTCGCCCAGGTCGAGGGCGGTCTGAAGGACCTCCCCGCCGAGCAGGCCGAGACCGTCGTGATCGCCTACGAGCCCGTCTGGGCCATCGGCACCGGCAAGGTCTGCGGCGCCGAGGACGCCCAGGAGGTCTGCGCGGCGATCCGCGGCAAGATCGCCGAGCTGTACTCGCAGGACCTGGCCGACAAGATCCGCATCCAGTACGGCGGCTCGGTCAAGGCCGGCAACGTAGCGGAGATCATGTCCCAGGCCGACATCGACGGGGCCCTGGTCGGCGGCGCCTCCCTGGACGCCGACGAGTTCGTCAAGATCGTGCGCTTCCGTGACCAGTGA